A portion of the Calothrix sp. 336/3 genome contains these proteins:
- the drmB gene encoding DUF1998 domain-containing protein — translation MKKSKKKLTPLAEIRQSQLLSTYGPGAMVDLPDHSVVIGGLTHWKGDRSYIREERLRNKICEILDVKEIKLFSPPREASDLNSPPTGVSAFIFPAWFVAQVDQTIRLNGKDYRTRPLVNWRAVQEGLKFEGKRTSAVPVRFVQACVNGHLSDIDWYAYAHNGQTTCRGQLWLDEGGSGNDFEEIFVRCEACKARRPLSQAKVPNSRVLGICKGDRPWLGANAREECWACAIDKSGNIINTEKPEYNRLLVRSASNAYFTQTLSVISIPDADAELKKVVDRYYEEDLQYAEDLDEIKKELRKPKFADLAKFGAQTVWAEIQRRKNGQAISPKSIKQVEIEALLSCPEEMGRESPNEEFHASKRKLDANNFNPALFPYIDRVVLVHRLREVIALIGFTRFEAAMPNIEGEIDELAINVRRADLDFEKTWVPAIENKGEGVFISFKKQAIDEWLKRDAVKKRAEDLNRGFFKWVDSKGIPHEKAAFPGAQYIMLHSLSHLLITSISLECGYAASSIRERIYASDSGYGILLYTGSSGSEGTLGGLVEVGRRIDYHIVQALALGRLCSNDPVCAQHEPDDPREERFLHGSACHGCLLIAETSCERRNEFLDRALLVNTVEDLDAAFLSDDIFADDIATT, via the coding sequence ATGAAGAAATCCAAAAAGAAACTCACACCCCTAGCTGAAATCCGTCAAAGCCAGCTTTTATCTACCTATGGTCCAGGGGCAATGGTAGATTTACCCGACCACTCTGTAGTCATTGGTGGGTTAACCCACTGGAAAGGCGATCGCTCTTATATCCGTGAAGAGCGCCTGAGAAACAAAATTTGTGAAATACTCGACGTTAAGGAAATTAAACTTTTTAGCCCACCACGAGAAGCTTCTGACCTAAATTCTCCCCCCACTGGTGTGAGTGCTTTTATTTTCCCAGCTTGGTTTGTTGCCCAAGTTGACCAAACAATTCGCCTTAATGGTAAAGATTATCGTACCCGTCCCCTAGTAAATTGGCGTGCTGTCCAAGAGGGATTGAAATTTGAAGGTAAACGCACCTCAGCAGTACCAGTACGCTTTGTCCAAGCTTGTGTTAACGGACATCTAAGCGACATTGACTGGTACGCTTATGCCCATAATGGTCAAACTACCTGTCGCGGACAACTCTGGCTCGATGAGGGTGGTTCGGGAAACGACTTTGAAGAAATCTTTGTGCGCTGTGAAGCCTGCAAAGCCCGTCGTCCCCTCTCCCAAGCCAAAGTCCCCAATTCGAGAGTTTTAGGAATTTGTAAAGGCGATCGCCCTTGGTTGGGTGCAAATGCCAGGGAGGAATGTTGGGCTTGTGCGATCGATAAATCGGGCAATATTATCAATACAGAAAAACCAGAATATAACCGTCTTTTAGTACGTTCTGCCAGTAACGCCTATTTTACCCAAACCCTCAGTGTTATTTCAATTCCTGATGCCGATGCCGAACTGAAAAAAGTAGTCGATCGCTACTATGAAGAAGACCTACAATATGCGGAAGACTTGGATGAAATCAAAAAAGAACTGAGAAAACCCAAATTTGCAGACTTAGCTAAATTTGGTGCCCAAACTGTATGGGCAGAAATTCAACGCCGTAAAAATGGACAAGCAATTTCCCCTAAAAGCATCAAACAAGTAGAAATTGAAGCATTACTTTCTTGTCCCGAAGAAATGGGCAGAGAATCACCCAACGAAGAATTTCACGCTTCCAAACGCAAACTTGATGCCAACAACTTTAACCCCGCCCTCTTTCCTTATATCGATCGCGTGGTGTTAGTTCATCGCTTGCGGGAAGTCATAGCCCTAATTGGTTTTACCCGTTTTGAAGCTGCAATGCCCAATATCGAAGGGGAAATCGACGAATTAGCGATTAATGTCCGTCGCGCTGACCTTGATTTTGAAAAAACTTGGGTGCCAGCAATTGAAAACAAAGGCGAAGGTGTATTTATCTCCTTCAAAAAACAAGCGATCGACGAATGGTTGAAACGTGATGCAGTCAAAAAACGTGCCGAAGACTTAAATCGTGGTTTTTTCAAATGGGTTGATAGTAAAGGAATTCCTCACGAAAAAGCAGCATTTCCAGGTGCTCAATACATTATGCTGCACTCCTTATCCCACCTGCTAATCACCAGCATCTCTCTCGAATGCGGGTATGCAGCCAGTTCCATCCGCGAACGCATTTATGCCAGCGATTCTGGGTATGGAATTTTACTTTATACAGGCTCCTCTGGTTCGGAAGGTACTCTAGGAGGCTTAGTAGAAGTTGGTAGGCGGATTGATTACCATATTGTCCAAGCCTTAGCACTAGGAAGGCTTTGTTCCAACGACCCAGTTTGCGCCCAACACGAACCCGACGACCCTCGCGAAGAAAGGTTTTTACACGGTTCGGCTTGCCACGGATG